One window of Desulfarculus baarsii DSM 2075 genomic DNA carries:
- a CDS encoding 50S ribosomal protein L11 methyltransferase, with protein sequence MGDFISSWIQITIQAPAAQADAAADFLAQLTGAGVETVELDAPAGAVRVIGYLSGSGDTAAQRAAIEAFAHDLAEQCQAGALSLCFKDLAGQDWGENWKQNFKPRAVSQTFVVAPPWERSVRLGEDQKLIVIDPGQAFGTGQHESTALCLQRLESLDDKGRLGSPVLDVGCGSGILALAAAKLGVPKVVAIDIDPEAVRCTAENAMHNGLAAQIEVSDTSLEQVRGRFALVMANLTAKDLIELAEPLRAKMELGGYLICSGMLTTQLDQVRQVFEGLGLSLIEQNALAGWGALVLV encoded by the coding sequence ATGGGCGACTTCATTTCCTCGTGGATTCAGATAACCATTCAAGCGCCGGCCGCCCAGGCCGACGCCGCGGCCGACTTTTTGGCTCAACTAACCGGCGCGGGCGTGGAGACCGTCGAACTGGACGCGCCCGCCGGCGCGGTGCGGGTCATCGGCTATCTCTCGGGTTCGGGCGACACGGCGGCCCAACGGGCGGCCATCGAGGCCTTTGCCCACGATCTGGCCGAACAATGCCAGGCCGGCGCGCTGAGCCTGTGCTTCAAGGATCTGGCCGGCCAGGACTGGGGCGAAAACTGGAAACAGAACTTCAAGCCCCGGGCCGTCAGCCAGACCTTCGTGGTGGCCCCGCCTTGGGAACGGTCCGTGCGTCTGGGCGAGGACCAGAAGCTCATCGTCATCGACCCCGGCCAGGCTTTTGGCACCGGCCAGCACGAAAGCACGGCCCTGTGCCTGCAACGCCTGGAAAGTCTTGACGACAAAGGCCGCCTGGGCAGCCCCGTCCTGGATGTCGGCTGCGGTTCGGGTATTTTGGCCTTGGCCGCGGCCAAGCTGGGCGTGCCCAAGGTCGTGGCCATCGACATCGACCCCGAGGCCGTGCGTTGCACCGCCGAAAACGCCATGCACAACGGCCTGGCCGCGCAGATAGAGGTCTCGGACACGTCCCTGGAGCAAGTGCGCGGCCGCTTCGCCCTGGTCATGGCCAACCTGACGGCCAAGGACTTGATCGAACTGGCCGAGCCGTTGCGGGCCAAAATGGAGCTGGGCGGCTATCTGATCTGCTCGGGCATGCTCACCACCCAGCTCGACCAGGTGCGCCAGGTCTTCGAGGGCCTGGGCCTGAGCCTGATCGAACAAAACGCCTTGGCCGGCTGGGGGGCGCTGGTTTTGGTATGA
- a CDS encoding flagellar hook-length control protein FliK: MNALEMSIDKTAGSAALWALGAKGQAGGGFDALLAALSTKIQAKEQATLQTDTTTTTKAALAQTSSTTDETALVSPPNTPVAKLERSLRDSGQSLDEMTLPAQSREQVKEVLVASGYTEDQADEIVRRATDDNGDINVGALFQVLPQYTPTVGTNLFIAENDKPLLIQALQDLGVPAEDIRQFFEAASRDGEMINLTGIQDLLAKADPTVKSVDLSVMRDLMGKLGLDEQEITTLLARAGDGKGGVSPQGMLEILQAAAEKGNTKTGQLILQLTSQAKVKNSDGQDLAQQLRQQVNQRLESPPSQAQANQTTADSGQAATEQTGQATQANPNAQTPGQQANAAQTNPNAQAAQATQADGEQAQGQTQGQTGVGSTAAEAAALAKATGNSFSGGGSNGGQAGQQQAGAQAQQAAAQARAAVAGASDKAETGARTTENALAGAASAAGKGSAVQIGDAVSKALPAYVVRQVAQQMASMVRANQTQLTLNLKPEHLGALEMEISVKDGAVTATLTAETPSAKLALESGLGELQDRLAQQGIRVEKIEVALGSNASQDRQTAGADASGGQNGSNRHGDGQGQGDGASGSAEEEPDQIMPATFIGVSRINLFA; encoded by the coding sequence GTGAACGCACTGGAAATGAGCATCGACAAGACCGCCGGCTCGGCGGCCCTCTGGGCCCTGGGCGCCAAGGGCCAGGCGGGCGGCGGTTTCGACGCCCTGTTGGCCGCGCTTTCCACCAAGATCCAGGCCAAGGAACAGGCCACGCTTCAGACCGACACGACCACCACCACCAAGGCGGCGCTCGCCCAGACTTCTTCCACCACCGACGAGACGGCGCTGGTCTCGCCGCCCAACACCCCCGTGGCCAAGTTGGAGCGGTCCCTGCGCGATTCGGGCCAGTCCCTGGACGAAATGACCCTGCCGGCCCAGTCGCGCGAGCAAGTCAAAGAGGTGCTCGTCGCCAGCGGCTACACCGAGGACCAGGCCGACGAAATCGTCCGTCGGGCCACCGACGACAACGGCGACATCAACGTCGGCGCGCTGTTCCAGGTTTTGCCCCAATACACCCCCACCGTGGGCACGAATCTTTTCATCGCCGAAAACGACAAGCCCCTGCTGATCCAGGCCTTGCAAGACCTGGGCGTGCCGGCCGAGGACATCCGCCAGTTCTTCGAGGCCGCCTCCCGCGATGGCGAGATGATCAACCTCACGGGCATCCAGGATCTGTTGGCCAAGGCCGACCCCACGGTCAAGAGCGTCGATCTTTCGGTGATGCGCGACCTCATGGGCAAGCTGGGCCTGGACGAGCAGGAGATAACGACGCTGTTGGCCCGGGCCGGCGACGGCAAGGGCGGCGTCTCGCCCCAGGGCATGCTGGAGATCCTGCAGGCCGCGGCCGAAAAGGGCAATACCAAGACCGGCCAACTGATTTTGCAGCTCACCAGCCAGGCCAAGGTGAAAAACAGCGACGGCCAGGACTTGGCCCAACAGCTGCGCCAGCAGGTGAACCAACGCCTGGAAAGCCCGCCAAGCCAGGCCCAGGCCAACCAAACCACGGCCGACTCGGGCCAGGCCGCCACGGAGCAAACCGGTCAGGCGACCCAGGCCAACCCCAACGCCCAAACGCCGGGCCAGCAGGCCAACGCCGCCCAGACCAATCCCAACGCCCAAGCCGCCCAGGCGACCCAAGCCGACGGCGAGCAGGCCCAGGGGCAAACCCAGGGCCAGACCGGCGTCGGCTCGACGGCGGCGGAGGCAGCCGCCCTGGCCAAGGCCACCGGCAACAGCTTCAGCGGCGGCGGCAGCAACGGCGGCCAGGCCGGCCAGCAACAGGCCGGCGCGCAGGCCCAGCAGGCCGCGGCCCAGGCCCGCGCGGCCGTCGCCGGCGCCTCCGACAAGGCCGAGACCGGCGCGCGCACGACCGAAAACGCCCTGGCTGGCGCGGCGTCCGCGGCCGGCAAGGGTTCAGCCGTCCAGATCGGCGACGCGGTCAGCAAGGCCCTGCCGGCCTACGTGGTGCGCCAGGTGGCCCAGCAGATGGCCTCCATGGTCCGGGCCAACCAGACCCAGCTGACCCTCAACCTCAAGCCCGAGCACCTGGGCGCGCTGGAGATGGAGATCTCGGTCAAGGACGGCGCGGTCACGGCCACGCTGACCGCCGAGACGCCCTCGGCCAAGCTGGCCTTGGAATCGGGCCTGGGCGAGTTGCAGGACCGGCTGGCCCAGCAAGGCATCCGCGTGGAAAAAATCGAGGTGGCCCTGGGCTCCAACGCCAGCCAGGATCGCCAAACCGCCGGGGCCGACGCCTCGGGCGGCCAGAACGGCTCCAACCGTCACGGCGACGGCCAAGGCCAGGGCGATGGCGCCAGCGGCTCGGCCGAGGAAGAGCCGGACCAGATAATGCCGGCCACCTTCATCGGCGTCAGCCGGATCAACCTCTTCGCCTGA
- a CDS encoding DUF1285 domain-containing protein has product MSEETKPDLSAFMPEGWEGKLPPCMIQVDVEGRMSHDGAPMVHPGIIELIYESVYYEDGLYFLKVGQQRCQLEVADTFHVIQRAWFDDDGVMIHVSDGSQERLDPATLRLGDEGVLYCAIKNGAFPARFLRQAYYQLTERLVEDGDGYAIEIAGRRWRLA; this is encoded by the coding sequence ATGAGCGAGGAAACAAAACCCGATCTCAGCGCCTTCATGCCCGAGGGCTGGGAAGGCAAACTGCCGCCGTGCATGATCCAGGTCGACGTCGAGGGCCGCATGTCCCACGACGGCGCGCCCATGGTCCACCCCGGCATCATCGAGCTGATCTACGAGTCGGTCTACTACGAGGACGGGCTCTATTTCCTGAAAGTGGGCCAGCAGCGCTGTCAGTTGGAGGTGGCCGACACCTTTCATGTGATCCAGCGGGCCTGGTTCGATGACGATGGCGTGATGATTCACGTCAGTGACGGCAGCCAGGAGCGCCTGGACCCGGCGACGTTACGCCTGGGCGACGAGGGCGTGCTCTACTGCGCGATCAAAAATGGCGCGTTCCCGGCCCGCTTCTTGCGCCAGGCCTATTATCAGCTCACCGAACGCCTGGTGGAGGACGGCGACGGCTACGCCATCGAGATAGCCGGACGCCGCTGGCGCCTGGCCTGA
- a CDS encoding flagellar hook assembly protein FlgD, translating into MIPSTYTGEIYGSTSTTDTSSSSIDDSLGQDAFLTMFMAQVTNQNPLDPMDNTEFTAQLATFSQLEKLTQIAESMEGISDLQTSMDKSVALGYLGKEVTVSGNVMPVIDGEAGEMGFYLDYAAEAQAIITDENGVTVATVDLGTVAAGQNYFTWDATDDAGQAVEDGAYTITIEATSSVGETVDVYGQTITAKVTGYMDDGSGNVYLLLGDTAIAIDGVLAVNAPSDGETTEEDETEQEEAEESLSELEALAAKAEEDESSISTSDVVKALGSIGALTALLL; encoded by the coding sequence ATGATACCTTCGACTTACACCGGCGAGATTTACGGTTCCACCTCGACGACGGACACCAGCAGCTCCAGCATCGACGATTCGCTGGGCCAGGACGCCTTCCTGACCATGTTCATGGCCCAGGTGACCAACCAGAACCCCCTGGACCCCATGGACAACACCGAGTTCACCGCCCAACTGGCCACCTTCAGCCAGTTGGAAAAGCTGACCCAGATCGCCGAAAGCATGGAAGGCATAAGCGACCTGCAGACCTCCATGGACAAGAGCGTGGCCCTGGGCTACCTGGGCAAGGAGGTCACCGTCAGTGGAAACGTCATGCCGGTGATCGACGGCGAGGCCGGCGAGATGGGCTTCTATCTGGATTACGCCGCCGAGGCCCAGGCCATCATCACCGACGAAAACGGCGTGACCGTGGCCACGGTGGACCTGGGCACGGTCGCGGCCGGGCAGAACTACTTCACCTGGGACGCCACCGATGACGCGGGCCAGGCGGTCGAGGACGGGGCCTACACCATCACCATCGAGGCGACTTCGTCGGTGGGCGAGACGGTGGATGTCTACGGCCAGACCATCACCGCCAAGGTTACCGGCTACATGGACGACGGCTCGGGCAACGTTTATCTGCTGCTTGGTGACACGGCCATCGCCATAGACGGCGTCTTGGCCGTCAACGCCCCATCCGATGGCGAAACCACCGAGGAAGACGAGACGGAACAAGAAGAGGCCGAGGAAAGCCTGTCCGAGTTGGAAGCTTTGGCGGCCAAGGCCGAGGAAGACGAAAGCAGCATCAGCACCAGCGACGTGGTCAAGGCCCTTGGCTCCATCGGCGCGCTGACCGCCCTGCTGCTCTAG
- a CDS encoding Na/Pi cotransporter family protein, protein MDLVYTVAFQAMGGLGLFLFGMKLMSEGLQRVAGDRLRSFLEMVSTNRVVGALTGTLVTAVVQSSSLTTVTVVGFVNAGLLTLTQAMGVILGANVGTTMTAQIIAFDLTAFAPVAIFIGVGIRFFAKRRRWRDIGEVILGFGMLFFGMEMMKDGFKPLRDHPDFNSFFLMFDAKDMLGVILCVVSGAALTMLLQSSSATVGITMALASQGLLTFPGAVALILGENIGTTITAELASIGGTLTARQAARAHTMFNVIGVCIVLTVFRPFVGLVEWFTMEVMASAPVSGANVGRYIANSHTMFNVLNATFFLFALPLLVKAAMRLTRGGKNDCSVEELGRACYLDSRYVDNPSVALTQARDEAVRMGNIAQEMYRDVTNVMFNRKLDLLSRWRQREEALDRLQREITEFLVKVSQGNITEAESREIASLLRMVNNVERVGDAVENVAELVEEMIENNLHLAEQGQRDYREIRNKVANFLELVVRGMAERDREIMEQAQAMEDEIDLMRERMRDDYLGRLRSGVCTVDPGLIFIDMLTNFEKIGDYSYNIAQAVAGKR, encoded by the coding sequence TTGGACCTGGTATATACGGTGGCCTTCCAGGCCATGGGCGGCCTGGGCCTGTTTTTGTTCGGCATGAAGCTGATGTCCGAGGGCCTGCAGCGGGTGGCCGGCGATCGTTTGCGCTCGTTTCTGGAGATGGTCTCGACCAATCGGGTGGTCGGCGCGTTGACGGGCACGCTGGTCACGGCGGTGGTGCAGTCGTCGTCGCTGACCACGGTGACGGTGGTGGGCTTTGTCAACGCCGGCCTGCTGACCCTGACCCAGGCCATGGGCGTGATTCTCGGGGCCAACGTGGGCACGACCATGACCGCCCAGATTATCGCCTTCGATCTGACCGCCTTCGCGCCGGTGGCCATCTTCATCGGCGTGGGCATCAGGTTTTTCGCCAAGCGCCGGCGCTGGCGCGACATCGGCGAGGTGATCCTGGGCTTTGGCATGCTGTTTTTCGGCATGGAGATGATGAAGGACGGCTTCAAGCCGTTGCGTGATCACCCCGATTTCAACAGCTTTTTCTTGATGTTCGACGCCAAGGACATGCTCGGGGTGATCCTGTGCGTCGTCAGCGGCGCGGCGCTGACGATGCTTTTGCAGTCCAGTTCGGCCACGGTGGGCATCACCATGGCCCTGGCCAGCCAGGGCTTGCTGACCTTCCCCGGCGCGGTGGCCCTGATCCTGGGCGAAAACATCGGCACCACCATCACCGCCGAACTGGCCTCCATCGGCGGCACGCTCACCGCCCGCCAGGCGGCTCGGGCCCACACCATGTTCAACGTCATCGGCGTGTGCATCGTGCTGACGGTGTTTCGACCGTTCGTCGGCTTGGTCGAGTGGTTCACCATGGAGGTCATGGCCAGCGCGCCGGTCAGTGGGGCCAACGTCGGCCGCTACATCGCCAACAGCCACACCATGTTCAACGTGCTCAACGCCACGTTTTTCCTCTTCGCCCTGCCGCTTTTGGTCAAGGCCGCCATGCGCCTGACCCGCGGCGGCAAAAACGACTGTTCCGTCGAGGAGTTGGGCCGCGCCTGCTATCTCGATTCGCGCTACGTCGACAACCCCTCTGTGGCCCTGACCCAGGCCCGCGACGAGGCCGTGCGCATGGGCAACATCGCCCAAGAGATGTACCGCGACGTGACCAACGTCATGTTCAATCGCAAGTTGGACCTGCTCTCGCGCTGGCGGCAGCGCGAAGAGGCCCTGGACCGCCTGCAACGCGAGATCACCGAGTTTCTGGTCAAGGTCAGCCAGGGCAACATCACCGAGGCCGAAAGCCGCGAGATCGCCTCGCTGCTGCGCATGGTCAACAACGTCGAACGGGTGGGCGACGCGGTGGAGAACGTGGCCGAATTGGTCGAGGAGATGATCGAAAACAACCTGCACCTGGCCGAGCAGGGCCAGCGAGACTACCGCGAGATTCGCAACAAGGTGGCCAACTTCCTGGAGCTGGTCGTGCGCGGCATGGCCGAGCGCGACCGCGAGATCATGGAGCAGGCCCAGGCCATGGAGGACGAAATCGACCTCATGCGCGAACGCATGCGCGACGATTATCTGGGCCGCCTGCGTTCGGGCGTCTGCACCGTCGATCCGGGCCTGATCTTCATCGATATGCTCACCAACTTCGAAAAGATCGGCGACTACTCCTACAACATTGCCCAGGCCGTGGCCGGCAAGCGATGA
- the larB gene encoding nickel pincer cofactor biosynthesis protein LarB: METQKIRKLLQQVADGGVSPDEAFGRLKTLPFEDLGFAKVDHHRAMRQGFPEVIFGQGKTAAQIARIAQAIYAQGAAVLVTRVSPEKAAEVKRLMPQLAHEPEARCLSAPAKQPPPPGKGKVAVVAAGTSDLPVALEAVLTAELMGSKVERVFDVGVSGLHRLLAAADVLRSASCFVVVAGMEGALPSVVAGLVDRPVVAVPTSIGYGAAFGGLAALLGMLNSCAPGLSVVNIDNGFGGGYLAGMIDHLG, from the coding sequence TTGGAGACACAGAAAATTCGCAAACTTCTGCAACAGGTGGCCGACGGCGGCGTCAGCCCCGACGAGGCCTTTGGCCGGCTGAAGACCCTGCCTTTCGAGGATCTGGGCTTCGCCAAGGTCGATCATCACCGGGCCATGCGCCAGGGTTTTCCCGAGGTTATCTTCGGCCAGGGCAAGACCGCCGCCCAGATCGCGCGCATCGCCCAGGCCATTTACGCCCAGGGCGCGGCCGTGCTGGTCACCAGGGTCAGCCCCGAAAAGGCCGCCGAGGTCAAGCGCCTGATGCCCCAGTTGGCCCATGAGCCCGAGGCCCGCTGCCTGAGCGCGCCGGCCAAGCAACCGCCGCCGCCGGGCAAGGGCAAGGTGGCCGTGGTCGCCGCCGGCACATCCGATCTGCCCGTGGCCCTGGAGGCCGTGCTCACCGCCGAGTTGATGGGCTCCAAGGTCGAGCGCGTTTTCGACGTGGGCGTCAGCGGCCTGCACCGCCTGCTGGCCGCCGCCGACGTGTTGCGCAGCGCCAGTTGCTTCGTGGTGGTGGCCGGCATGGAGGGCGCGCTGCCCTCGGTGGTGGCCGGGCTGGTCGATCGGCCGGTGGTGGCGGTGCCCACTTCCATCGGCTATGGCGCGGCCTTTGGCGGGCTGGCGGCGCTGTTGGGCATGCTCAATTCGTGCGCGCCCGGCCTGAGCGTGGTCAACATCGACAACGGCTTTGGCGGCGGCTATCTGGCCGGCATGATCGACCACCTGGGCTGA
- a CDS encoding RsmE family RNA methyltransferase: MSRRRFLVEPAALDGPEARLDASEAAHARKVLRLNVGDEVWLVDGHGRRAKARLTSLGKGGASCRIEAVERLTPLRPRLVICPGLAKGPAMDFLAARLTELAVDEVRPFLAARGEVRLRDEDQRLERWRRLAGQALKQCGAPLLPEFFAPLDLEALLALAPARAARLILYEGEDGRAMAQVLAEAEGPAEVWALIGPEGGFTAAEVDRAAAVGFTPCGLGGVILRAETACLAVAAVARFGAQNFDAAKMHS, encoded by the coding sequence ATGAGCCGGCGGCGTTTTTTGGTGGAGCCCGCCGCCCTGGACGGCCCGGAGGCGCGTCTGGACGCGTCCGAGGCGGCCCACGCCCGCAAGGTCTTGCGCCTGAACGTGGGTGACGAGGTCTGGCTGGTGGACGGCCATGGTCGGCGGGCCAAGGCGCGCCTGACCAGCCTGGGCAAGGGCGGGGCGTCGTGCCGGATCGAGGCCGTGGAGCGCCTGACGCCTTTGCGGCCGCGTTTGGTGATCTGCCCCGGCCTGGCCAAGGGCCCGGCCATGGATTTTCTGGCCGCGCGGCTGACCGAGCTGGCCGTCGATGAAGTGCGGCCTTTTTTGGCGGCGCGCGGCGAGGTGAGGCTGCGCGACGAGGATCAGCGATTGGAGCGTTGGCGGCGTCTGGCCGGCCAGGCGCTCAAACAGTGCGGCGCGCCGCTGTTGCCAGAGTTTTTCGCGCCGTTGGATTTGGAGGCGCTGTTGGCCCTGGCCCCGGCGCGGGCGGCGCGGCTGATCTTGTACGAGGGCGAGGACGGGCGGGCCATGGCCCAGGTTTTGGCAGAGGCCGAGGGGCCGGCTGAAGTCTGGGCGCTGATCGGCCCGGAAGGCGGCTTCACGGCCGCCGAGGTCGACCGTGCGGCGGCGGTCGGCTTCACGCCGTGCGGTCTTGGCGGGGTGATTCTGCGGGCCGAGACGGCCTGCCTGGCCGTGGCGGCGGTGGCCCGCTTTGGCGCGCAAAATTTCGATGCGGCTAAAATGCACTCTTGA
- a CDS encoding HAMP domain-containing protein, which yields MPNPEQAQNKGQQKYTATQFYQKVALAIIAINACGAALCMFYFMVMDTPAFYQGMQNYPRATLTLAVILITIGLLLTWPWGRKIMICWRAMEACQKPDPKLLASAQRKIINAPLTLSLLTLVNWTVNSLVLAAVRYVDYVPIKGDSGQLGEAGYVLAGVLAAGVVASCVVFFYADHLFRPIRSYFFRGGEILHVQNVFHLSVRTRLVVAFLTGGVFPLLSLVVMVHRKTSQLVQTNPWAIPETVFNMQIFAVVIALALIVFLIFMIERSVSEPLEGIHRAMGKVRDSSEDVPMVPVTSNDELGYLADSFNKMLQGIEILHAVSMNFDLGGADEFNCAPENPDKKQS from the coding sequence ATGCCCAATCCCGAACAAGCGCAAAACAAGGGCCAGCAAAAATACACGGCCACCCAATTTTATCAAAAAGTCGCCCTGGCCATCATCGCCATCAACGCCTGTGGCGCGGCGCTTTGCATGTTCTACTTCATGGTCATGGACACCCCGGCCTTTTATCAGGGCATGCAGAATTACCCCCGCGCCACCCTGACCTTGGCCGTGATCCTCATCACCATCGGCCTGCTGCTGACTTGGCCCTGGGGCCGTAAGATCATGATCTGCTGGCGGGCCATGGAGGCCTGCCAAAAGCCCGATCCCAAGCTCTTGGCCTCGGCCCAGCGCAAGATCATCAACGCGCCGCTGACCCTTTCGCTGCTGACCCTGGTCAACTGGACGGTCAACTCCCTGGTCTTGGCGGCGGTGCGCTATGTCGACTACGTGCCGATCAAGGGCGACTCGGGCCAGTTGGGCGAGGCCGGCTACGTGCTGGCCGGCGTGTTGGCCGCCGGGGTGGTGGCCTCGTGCGTGGTGTTCTTTTACGCCGACCACCTGTTCCGGCCGATCCGGAGTTATTTTTTCCGGGGCGGCGAGATCCTCCACGTCCAGAATGTCTTTCACCTGAGCGTGCGCACCAGGCTGGTGGTGGCCTTCCTCACCGGCGGCGTGTTTCCGTTGCTTTCGCTGGTGGTGATGGTCCACCGCAAAACCAGCCAACTGGTGCAGACCAACCCCTGGGCCATCCCCGAGACGGTCTTCAACATGCAGATCTTCGCGGTGGTGATCGCGCTGGCGCTGATCGTCTTTCTCATTTTCATGATCGAGCGCAGCGTCTCCGAGCCGTTGGAGGGCATCCACCGGGCCATGGGCAAGGTCCGCGACAGCAGCGAGGACGTGCCCATGGTGCCCGTGACCAGCAACGACGAACTGGGCTATTTGGCCGATAGCTTCAACAAGATGCTCCAGGGCATCGAGATCCTCCACGCCGTGAGCATGAACTTCGACCTGGGCGGGGCCGACGAGTTCAACTGCGCGCCCGAGAACCCCGACAAAAAGCAGAGCTGA
- the dtd gene encoding D-aminoacyl-tRNA deacylase, giving the protein MRAVAQRVGQASVTVDGREVGRIGAGLVVLLGVGQADEPPQALWLADKIAGLRVFADEAGKLNLSVGEIGGQVLVVSQFTLWGDCAKGRRPSFGRAAEPGKALALYELFVARLRELGLGVATGQFGAMMDVSLVNQGPVTLLLDSEKTF; this is encoded by the coding sequence ATGCGGGCGGTGGCGCAGAGGGTCGGCCAGGCCAGCGTGACGGTGGACGGCCGCGAGGTCGGCCGCATCGGCGCGGGGCTTGTGGTGCTCTTGGGCGTGGGCCAGGCCGACGAGCCGCCCCAGGCCCTGTGGCTGGCCGACAAGATCGCCGGCCTGCGGGTCTTTGCCGACGAGGCCGGCAAATTGAACCTCTCGGTGGGCGAGATCGGCGGCCAGGTGCTGGTGGTCAGCCAGTTCACCCTGTGGGGCGACTGCGCCAAGGGCCGGCGGCCCTCCTTTGGCCGGGCGGCCGAGCCGGGCAAGGCGTTGGCGCTCTACGAACTTTTCGTGGCGCGCCTGCGCGAGCTGGGCCTGGGCGTGGCCACGGGCCAGTTCGGGGCGATGATGGACGTCAGCCTGGTCAACCAGGGGCCGGTGACCCTGTTGCTCGACAGCGAAAAGACATTCTAG